One Georgenia wutianyii DNA segment encodes these proteins:
- a CDS encoding MarR family winged helix-turn-helix transcriptional regulator, with protein sequence MDLATLMFVSYRAMDERVVRAMRDAGFQVTPAQARLSQRIADDGSRLTDLAHQAQVTKQTASVLVAGLEAQGIVERVPDPADGRARLIRFTPRGKAAARRALEVVGEVEREWEEHLGPELTASLRAALTTLGQVTDPYR encoded by the coding sequence GTGGATCTCGCCACGCTGATGTTCGTCTCCTACCGGGCGATGGACGAGCGGGTCGTCCGGGCGATGCGCGACGCCGGGTTCCAGGTCACGCCGGCCCAGGCCCGGTTGAGCCAGCGCATCGCCGACGACGGCTCGCGGCTCACCGACCTCGCCCACCAGGCACAGGTGACCAAGCAGACAGCGAGCGTGCTCGTCGCCGGGCTCGAGGCGCAGGGGATCGTCGAGCGGGTGCCCGACCCGGCCGACGGACGGGCCCGCCTCATCCGGTTCACGCCTCGCGGGAAGGCCGCGGCCCGCCGGGCCCTCGAGGTCGTCGGGGAGGTCGAGCGGGAGTGGGAGGAGCACCTCGGACCCGAGCTGACGGCCTCCCTGCGGGCGGCCCTGACGACGCTCGGCCAGGTCACCGACCCGTACCGCTGA
- a CDS encoding DUF4342 domain-containing protein: MSESGDSRTWYEEFKVSGDNLVTKVRELVREGNVRRVFIKNEAGETLLEIPLTAGVAVTAVAAVAAPVLVAVGAVAALLTQVTVGVERQRPPDEATSVHVID, from the coding sequence ATGAGCGAGTCCGGCGACAGCAGGACGTGGTACGAGGAGTTCAAGGTCTCCGGGGACAACCTGGTGACGAAGGTCCGCGAGCTGGTCCGAGAGGGCAACGTGCGCCGCGTGTTCATCAAGAACGAGGCGGGGGAGACGCTGCTGGAGATTCCCCTCACCGCGGGTGTCGCGGTGACTGCGGTCGCGGCTGTCGCCGCGCCGGTGCTCGTCGCCGTCGGGGCCGTCGCCGCACTGCTCACCCAGGTGACCGTCGGCGTCGAGCGGCAGCGCCCGCCGGACGAGGCGACCTCCGTCCACGTCATCGACTGA
- the mmsB gene encoding multiple monosaccharide ABC transporter permease: MSELTQYLSRNVRQYGIMIALVAIVVLFQILTDGLLLVPNNVASLIQQNAYVMILAIGMVMVIVARHIDLSVGSVVAFVGGVTAILMNSYDVPWLLAVVAALVLGALIGCWQGFWVAYVGIPAFIVTLAGMLIFRGLAIVLVGTTVAGLPRPFNAISNGSLPDVLGYVANLDVVTLLIGAFAIAGVVIGQVRSRVAKRKHDLAVEPFVAFLGRLVVSSGLIAFITYLLARSAGGTPIVLVIIGVLVIIYSFVMNRTVFGRHIYAVGGNLQAAMLSGINTKRVDFMVFVNMGMLAALAGVVTTSRAGAGVAAAGNMFELDAIAAAFIGGTAVSGGVGKISGAIVGALIMGVLNMGLSIMAVDPAWQQVIKGLVLLVAVAFDLLSKRRGGR, translated from the coding sequence ATGAGCGAGCTGACGCAGTACCTCAGCCGGAACGTCCGGCAGTACGGGATCATGATCGCGCTCGTCGCCATCGTCGTCCTTTTCCAGATCCTCACCGACGGGCTGCTGCTGGTCCCGAACAACGTCGCCAGCCTCATCCAGCAGAACGCCTACGTGATGATCCTGGCGATCGGCATGGTCATGGTGATCGTGGCCAGGCACATCGACCTGTCGGTCGGTTCGGTCGTGGCCTTCGTCGGTGGCGTGACGGCGATCCTCATGAACAGCTACGACGTGCCGTGGCTGCTCGCCGTCGTCGCTGCGCTCGTCCTCGGCGCCCTCATCGGGTGCTGGCAGGGCTTCTGGGTCGCCTACGTCGGCATCCCGGCGTTCATCGTCACGCTCGCCGGAATGCTCATCTTCCGCGGGCTGGCGATCGTCCTCGTCGGGACGACGGTGGCCGGCCTGCCGCGACCGTTCAACGCCATCTCCAACGGCTCGCTGCCCGACGTCCTGGGCTACGTCGCCAACCTCGACGTCGTCACCCTGCTCATCGGCGCCTTCGCCATCGCGGGCGTGGTCATCGGGCAGGTGCGCAGCCGGGTCGCCAAGCGCAAGCACGACCTCGCGGTGGAGCCGTTCGTGGCGTTCCTCGGGCGTCTCGTGGTGTCCTCGGGGCTGATCGCGTTCATCACCTACCTGCTCGCGCGGAGCGCGGGCGGCACCCCGATCGTCCTCGTGATCATCGGCGTGCTGGTGATCATCTACTCCTTCGTGATGAACCGGACGGTGTTCGGCCGGCACATCTACGCCGTCGGTGGCAACCTCCAGGCCGCGATGCTCTCCGGCATCAACACCAAGCGCGTGGACTTCATGGTCTTCGTCAACATGGGCATGCTGGCGGCACTGGCCGGCGTCGTGACGACCTCGCGCGCGGGTGCCGGTGTCGCGGCCGCGGGCAACATGTTCGAGCTCGACGCGATCGCGGCGGCGTTCATCGGTGGCACAGCGGTGAGCGGCGGCGTCGGCAAGATCTCCGGCGCCATCGTCGGTGCGCTCATCATGGGCGTGCTCAACATGGGCCTGTCGATCATGGCGGTCGACCCGGCCTGGCAGCAGGTGATCAAGGGGCTGGTGCTCCTCGTGGCCGTGGCCTTCGACCTGCTGAGCAAGCGGCGCGGGGGCCGCTGA
- the mmsA gene encoding multiple monosaccharide ABC transporter ATP-binding protein — protein MVTEPPILEMRSITKTFPGVKALTDVDLVVKRGEVHAIVGENGAGKSTLMNVLSGVYPHGSYDGEILFAGEPCEFRSIRDSEQRGIVIIHQELALSPYLSVAENIFLGNERSRVGVIDWNTTNSEAAKLMARVGLAAEPDDKIVDLGVGHQQLVEIAKALSKEVRLLILDEPTAALNDEDSAHLLQLMRQLKEQGMTMIMISHKLNEIGAIADSVTVLRDGSTIKTLDMHGPEPVTEDEIIRLMVGRELEHRYPERTPRIGEEVLRVEGWTVRHPIDQNRLVVDGASLDVRRGEVVGLAGLIGAGRTELAMSVFGRAYGTLVDGHLFVRGEEVKATTVAHAIRHGIAYASEDRKRFGLNLIQDVCRNVSVANLQALAQLGVIDQNKETAVADGYRRDLRIKTPTVQSIVGQLSGGNQQKVALSKWIYTGPEVLILDEPTRGIDVGAKYEIYQVINELAAAGKGVLVISSELPELLGICDRIYAMSEGRITGVVPREEATQERLMQLMTMDREGVSR, from the coding sequence ATGGTCACAGAACCACCCATCCTCGAGATGCGGAGCATCACCAAGACGTTCCCGGGCGTCAAGGCGCTCACGGACGTCGACCTGGTCGTCAAGCGCGGCGAGGTCCACGCGATCGTCGGCGAGAACGGCGCCGGCAAGTCGACGCTGATGAACGTCCTGTCCGGCGTCTACCCCCACGGGAGCTACGACGGCGAGATCCTGTTCGCGGGAGAACCCTGCGAGTTCCGCTCCATCCGCGACAGCGAGCAGCGCGGGATCGTCATCATCCACCAGGAGCTCGCGCTCAGCCCGTACCTCTCGGTCGCGGAGAACATCTTCCTGGGCAACGAGCGGTCCCGCGTGGGCGTCATCGACTGGAACACGACGAACAGCGAGGCCGCCAAGCTCATGGCTCGCGTCGGTCTCGCGGCCGAGCCGGACGACAAGATCGTCGACCTCGGCGTCGGCCACCAGCAGCTCGTGGAGATCGCCAAGGCGTTGTCCAAGGAGGTGCGCCTCCTCATCCTCGACGAGCCCACAGCGGCCCTGAACGACGAGGACAGCGCCCACCTGCTCCAGCTCATGCGACAGCTGAAGGAGCAGGGGATGACGATGATCATGATCTCCCACAAGCTCAACGAGATCGGGGCCATCGCCGACTCCGTCACCGTCCTGCGCGACGGCTCCACGATCAAGACCCTCGACATGCACGGCCCGGAGCCGGTGACCGAGGACGAGATCATCCGCCTCATGGTCGGCCGCGAGCTCGAGCACCGGTACCCCGAGCGCACCCCCCGGATCGGTGAGGAGGTGCTGCGGGTCGAGGGCTGGACCGTGCGCCACCCCATCGACCAAAACCGCCTCGTCGTCGACGGTGCCTCCCTGGACGTGCGCCGCGGCGAGGTCGTCGGCCTCGCCGGGCTCATCGGCGCCGGGCGCACGGAGCTCGCCATGTCCGTGTTCGGCCGCGCCTACGGCACGCTCGTCGACGGCCACCTCTTCGTCCGCGGGGAGGAGGTCAAGGCGACGACGGTCGCGCACGCGATCCGCCACGGCATCGCCTACGCCTCGGAGGACCGCAAGCGATTCGGCCTCAACCTCATCCAGGACGTCTGCCGGAACGTGTCGGTCGCCAACCTCCAGGCGCTGGCACAGCTCGGCGTCATCGACCAGAACAAGGAGACGGCGGTGGCCGACGGGTACCGCCGGGACCTGCGGATCAAGACCCCGACGGTGCAGTCGATCGTCGGGCAGCTGTCCGGAGGCAACCAGCAGAAGGTCGCGCTGAGCAAGTGGATCTACACCGGGCCTGAGGTCCTCATCCTCGACGAGCCGACCCGCGGCATCGACGTCGGGGCGAAGTACGAGATCTACCAGGTGATCAACGAGCTCGCCGCCGCGGGCAAGGGCGTGCTCGTCATCTCCTCCGAACTACCCGAGCTGCTCGGCATCTGTGACCGCATCTACGCGATGAGCGAAGGGCGGATCACGGGTGTCGTGCCCCGCGAGGAAGCCACTCAGGAGCGGCTCATGCAGCTCATGACCATGGACAGGGAAGGTGTCTCGCGATGA
- the gltX gene encoding glutamate--tRNA ligase: MTETSAPKTADDGARSGAVRVRFCPSPTGTPHVGLIRTALFNWAYARHTGGTFVFRIEDTDAARDSEESYHQLLDAMRWLGLDWDEGVEVGGPHEPYRQSQRMDLYADVAQRLLEAGHAYESFSTPDEIEARHRAAGRDPKLGYDGYDRTLTEEQKAAYRAEGREPVLRIRMPDEDVTFTDVVRGEITFKAGSVPDFVIVRANGQPLYTLVNPVDDALMNITHVLRGEDLLSSTPRQVVLYRALLDIGVASVMPKFGHLPYVMGEGNKKLSKRDPESNLFLHRERGFTPEGLLNYLALLGWAISPDNDIFSREEMVAAFDVADVNPNPARFDLKKAEAINATHLRLLTPEDFRARLVPYLHAAGAVPADSFADLSPEHQELLTVAAPLVQERMTLLGEAPGMLGFLFVEDDAVQVEEDARGALRPEAADVLDRSIEVLSGLADFSPESQQEALRAVLVDEMGIKPRFAFAPLRVAVTGRRVSPPLFESMEILGKDATLTRLRRLRAEL; encoded by the coding sequence ATGACCGAGACCTCCGCTCCCAAGACCGCCGACGACGGCGCCCGCTCCGGCGCCGTCCGCGTCCGCTTCTGCCCCTCGCCGACGGGGACCCCGCACGTCGGGCTCATCCGCACCGCTCTGTTCAACTGGGCCTACGCGCGCCACACCGGTGGCACGTTCGTCTTCCGCATCGAGGACACCGACGCCGCGCGCGACTCCGAGGAGAGCTACCACCAGCTGCTCGACGCGATGCGCTGGCTCGGGCTGGACTGGGACGAGGGCGTCGAGGTCGGCGGGCCGCACGAGCCCTACCGGCAGTCGCAGCGGATGGACCTGTACGCCGACGTCGCCCAGCGGCTGCTCGAGGCGGGCCACGCCTACGAGTCCTTCTCCACCCCGGACGAGATCGAGGCGCGCCACCGCGCCGCCGGCCGTGACCCCAAGCTCGGCTACGACGGGTACGACCGCACGCTCACCGAGGAGCAGAAGGCCGCCTACCGCGCCGAGGGCCGCGAGCCCGTGCTGCGCATCCGGATGCCCGACGAGGACGTCACCTTCACCGACGTCGTCCGCGGGGAGATCACCTTCAAGGCCGGCTCGGTGCCGGACTTCGTCATCGTCCGGGCCAACGGCCAGCCGCTGTACACGCTGGTCAACCCGGTGGACGACGCGCTGATGAACATCACCCACGTGCTGCGCGGTGAGGACCTGCTGTCCTCCACCCCGCGCCAGGTGGTGCTCTACCGCGCCCTGCTGGACATCGGCGTCGCCTCGGTGATGCCGAAGTTCGGCCACCTGCCCTACGTCATGGGGGAGGGGAACAAGAAGCTGTCCAAGCGCGACCCGGAGTCCAACCTCTTCCTCCACCGCGAGCGCGGCTTCACCCCCGAGGGCCTGCTCAACTACCTCGCGCTGCTCGGCTGGGCGATCTCCCCGGACAACGACATCTTCTCCCGCGAGGAGATGGTCGCCGCGTTCGACGTCGCCGACGTCAACCCCAACCCGGCGCGCTTCGACCTCAAGAAGGCCGAGGCGATCAACGCGACGCACCTGCGCCTCCTCACGCCCGAGGACTTCCGCGCGCGGCTGGTGCCCTACCTCCACGCCGCCGGCGCCGTGCCCGCGGACTCCTTCGCCGACCTCTCCCCGGAGCACCAGGAGCTGCTCACCGTGGCCGCGCCGCTGGTCCAGGAGCGCATGACCCTCCTGGGCGAGGCACCCGGCATGCTCGGGTTCCTGTTCGTGGAGGACGACGCGGTGCAGGTCGAGGAGGACGCCCGCGGGGCGCTGCGGCCCGAGGCTGCCGACGTGCTCGACCGGTCGATCGAGGTGCTCTCCGGGCTCGCGGACTTCTCCCCGGAGTCCCAGCAGGAGGCGCTGCGCGCCGTGCTCGTGGACGAGATGGGCATCAAGCCGCGCTTCGCGTTCGCCCCGCTGCGGGTGGCCGTCACCGGCCGGCGGGTCTCCCCGCCGCTGTTCGAGTCGATGGAGATCCTCGGCAAGGACGCGACGCTCACCCGCCTGCGCAGGCTCCGCGCCGAGCTGTAG
- the chvE gene encoding multiple monosaccharide ABC transporter substrate-binding protein, translating to MSTRTTRVAAALAGFALVLTSAACSSERTPENEGDTAAGSTEQAEGGGELIGIAMPTRSLERWNNDGTHLESLLKERGYETSLQYADNEVDQQITQLQNMINQGADILVVASIDGTALGPVLEQAEAAGTTVIAYDRLINGSENVDYYATFDNYEVGQLQGEYIVEQLGLEDGEAGPFNLEPFAGSPDDNNAAFFFSGAWDVLSPYIESGQLVVPSGKAPATNDEWTSIGIQGWSSQTAQSEMENRLNSFYANDEVDVVLSPNDSLALGIEQALDAAGYTPGENWPIVTGQDADLANVKNMLEGMQSMTVWKDTRSLGDQVATMIDQITSGEEVEVNDTETYDNGVKVVPAYLLAPQVVTSDTVESALVESQFYTAEELGL from the coding sequence ATGTCGACCAGAACCACCAGGGTGGCCGCCGCTCTCGCAGGCTTCGCGCTCGTGCTCACGAGCGCCGCCTGTTCCTCCGAGCGGACCCCCGAGAACGAGGGCGACACTGCCGCCGGCTCGACCGAGCAGGCCGAGGGTGGTGGTGAGCTGATCGGCATCGCCATGCCCACCCGCTCCCTCGAGCGCTGGAACAACGACGGCACCCACCTCGAGTCGCTGCTTAAGGAGCGCGGCTACGAGACCTCCCTGCAGTACGCGGACAACGAGGTCGACCAGCAGATCACCCAGCTGCAGAACATGATCAACCAGGGCGCCGACATCCTCGTCGTCGCCTCGATCGACGGCACCGCCCTCGGGCCGGTGCTCGAGCAGGCCGAGGCAGCCGGCACCACCGTCATCGCCTACGACCGCCTCATCAACGGCAGCGAGAACGTCGACTACTACGCGACCTTCGACAACTACGAGGTCGGCCAGCTCCAGGGCGAGTACATCGTCGAGCAGCTCGGCCTGGAGGACGGCGAGGCGGGCCCGTTCAACCTCGAGCCGTTCGCCGGCTCGCCGGACGACAACAACGCGGCGTTCTTCTTCTCCGGGGCCTGGGACGTGCTCAGCCCGTACATCGAGTCCGGGCAGCTGGTCGTGCCCTCCGGCAAGGCGCCGGCGACCAACGACGAGTGGACCTCCATCGGCATCCAGGGCTGGAGCTCGCAGACGGCCCAGTCCGAGATGGAGAACCGGCTGAACTCCTTCTACGCCAACGACGAGGTCGACGTCGTCCTGTCCCCGAACGACTCGCTCGCCCTGGGCATCGAGCAGGCCCTCGACGCCGCCGGCTACACGCCGGGGGAGAACTGGCCGATCGTCACCGGCCAGGACGCGGACCTCGCCAACGTCAAGAACATGCTCGAGGGCATGCAGTCGATGACGGTCTGGAAGGACACCCGCAGCCTCGGTGACCAGGTCGCCACGATGATCGACCAGATCACCTCCGGTGAGGAGGTCGAGGTCAACGACACCGAGACCTACGACAACGGCGTGAAGGTCGTGCCGGCCTACCTCCTGGCCCCGCAGGTCGTCACGTCCGACACCGTCGAGTCCGCGCTCGTCGAGTCGCAGTTCTACACCGCGGAAGAGCTCGGGCTCTGA